One Clostridium estertheticum DNA segment encodes these proteins:
- a CDS encoding polysaccharide deacetylase family protein: MKKKIAFIVALLITLICQIVFAATGVLIRSSSINVRSTASSSSSIIGPLPKDSKVNTLGTSNGFYKISYNGKTGYVESSYIKIVTTVQRIPVLMYHKLTTISAKQDGLVILQSAFSSQMNYLKTHGYNTISLDQFYDNLSKGTALPKKPVLITFDDGYVNNYTLAYPIIKANNQKATVFMISKDIDTNPGSMTSKQLIEMDANGFRVENHTNKHENLATLSYTNQLATITKTKQVLEKLLGRKVVYLAYPYGAYNYNTIKAAKAAGCNLGITTDAGLTSKQDNPYEIKRIFMGPLDNLTSLAHKLKYGN, translated from the coding sequence ATGAAAAAGAAAATAGCTTTTATAGTAGCATTATTAATAACTTTAATCTGTCAAATAGTATTTGCAGCAACAGGAGTATTAATTAGGTCATCTTCGATAAATGTAAGAAGCACTGCTTCATCCAGCTCCTCCATTATAGGTCCATTACCAAAGGATTCAAAGGTAAACACTCTTGGAACTTCAAACGGTTTTTACAAAATAAGTTACAACGGAAAAACAGGATATGTAGAAAGTTCTTATATTAAAATAGTAACAACAGTTCAGAGAATACCAGTATTAATGTATCATAAATTAACAACTATTAGTGCTAAACAAGATGGTCTAGTAATATTACAATCAGCATTTAGCTCACAGATGAACTATCTAAAAACACATGGTTATAATACAATATCCTTAGATCAGTTCTATGATAACTTATCTAAGGGAACAGCCTTACCTAAGAAACCTGTATTAATAACATTTGACGATGGATATGTAAATAATTACACACTAGCATATCCAATAATAAAGGCAAATAATCAAAAGGCTACAGTATTTATGATATCAAAGGATATAGATACAAATCCAGGTTCGATGACTTCAAAACAGTTAATAGAAATGGATGCTAACGGATTTAGGGTAGAAAATCATACCAATAAGCACGAAAACTTAGCAACTTTATCATACACAAATCAATTAGCTACAATAACTAAGACAAAGCAAGTACTAGAAAAACTATTAGGCAGAAAAGTTGTTTATTTGGCATATCCCTATGGTGCATACAACTATAATACAATAAAAGCAGCAAAAGCAGCAGGGTGTAATTTAGGAATAACTACAGATGCAGGACTTACTTCAAAACAAGATAACCCATATGAAATTAAAAGAATATTTATGGGCCCACTAGATAATTTAACAAGTCTAGCACATAAATTAAAGTATGGTAACTAA
- a CDS encoding SH3 domain-containing protein, with amino-acid sequence MLQGGIRLKNIKILTQFKQGSLKTKVVIATTIMGITLISVGGINNVNYNSSTSSVGQYMQVFGSVYETQYGVTTGSDLSVRSGAGTNYSILGSMKSGTKIIMTGKINNFYKITYNGKTGYKGHIKSQRFIRR; translated from the coding sequence ATGCTTCAAGGGGGAATTAGATTAAAAAATATTAAGATTTTAACACAATTTAAACAAGGTTCATTAAAAACAAAAGTAGTTATAGCTACTACTATTATGGGTATTACCTTGATATCTGTAGGAGGTATCAACAATGTAAATTATAATAGTAGTACAAGTAGTGTGGGTCAATATATGCAAGTATTTGGTAGTGTATACGAAACACAGTATGGGGTAACAACAGGAAGTGACTTGAGTGTAAGAAGTGGAGCAGGAACAAACTATTCTATATTGGGAAGTATGAAAAGTGGGACCAAAATTATTATGACCGGAAAGATAAATAATTTTTACAAGATAACTTACAATGGCAAAACAGGCTATAAAGGACATATTAAAAGTCAAAGGTTTATAAGGAGATAA
- a CDS encoding bifunctional lysylphosphatidylglycerol flippase/synthetase MprF, with protein MKRVITEAIRNIIINTAVFLTVMLGIENILYEYYYRIHVVSYISKYFYFFSPEILALHRTISVITGFVLIFTSCRLYKRMRMAWLISISMLSVSMLMHVLNFHSVFKPAIIVEFIVIIILAFNYKNFKRASDPISLRNSIFLDQPFVTAFDKEKVRKLLHKYGENSLSYNAIEDDKKYFFSYNVEGVIVYTAAAGVAVCAGDPICSDKDMPLLITEFITHCKQNDFDICFCHTLEKHIPLYTFLGFGKTKCGEEAMFDLETYNLAGGKAAKIRNAINHASALGVTISEYKPLEKREKLIEQQINDVSDEWLKNKNSSELSFMLGTISLDNPMDRRYFAAYDNEKEMLGFIVFSPFIGGNGYLADVTRRRNNAPIGVMEKITIEAFDKMKLEGVKWGTLGLAPLVNAAEEGGVAGKLFEFVYKKLNSFYGFKGLYHYKKKYGPTVWENRYIVYYPKLFTPKIAYSIIKAQNPKGVGDFLLVQLKLFWGLKKKRYK; from the coding sequence TTGAAAAGAGTAATTACCGAAGCTATTAGGAATATAATTATCAATACTGCTGTATTCCTCACTGTAATGTTAGGAATTGAGAATATATTGTATGAATATTATTATAGAATTCATGTTGTTTCGTATATAAGTAAATACTTTTACTTTTTTAGCCCCGAAATATTAGCACTGCATAGAACAATTTCTGTTATTACAGGATTTGTATTGATTTTTACAAGCTGCAGATTATACAAAAGGATGAGAATGGCATGGTTAATTTCGATAAGTATGCTGTCTGTTTCAATGCTAATGCATGTACTCAACTTTCACAGCGTATTTAAACCTGCTATTATTGTTGAATTTATTGTTATTATAATTCTGGCTTTTAATTATAAAAATTTCAAAAGAGCGTCTGACCCAATAAGTCTCAGGAATAGTATATTTCTTGATCAGCCTTTTGTCACTGCATTTGACAAAGAGAAGGTAAGAAAACTGCTTCACAAATACGGTGAAAATTCTCTTTCATATAATGCTATTGAAGATGACAAAAAATATTTTTTTAGTTATAACGTTGAAGGGGTAATAGTATATACTGCAGCTGCAGGAGTTGCAGTATGCGCTGGAGATCCAATATGCTCTGACAAAGATATGCCTTTGCTTATAACGGAATTTATAACCCATTGCAAACAAAATGATTTTGATATATGTTTTTGTCATACACTTGAAAAACATATTCCGTTATATACTTTTCTTGGTTTTGGCAAAACAAAATGTGGCGAGGAAGCTATGTTTGACCTTGAAACATATAACCTTGCAGGAGGTAAAGCAGCTAAAATAAGAAACGCGATAAATCATGCTTCTGCTTTAGGAGTTACGATATCAGAATATAAACCCTTGGAGAAAAGGGAAAAATTAATTGAACAGCAAATTAATGATGTTTCAGATGAATGGCTTAAAAACAAAAATAGCAGTGAATTGTCTTTTATGTTAGGAACAATCTCTCTGGATAATCCTATGGACAGAAGATATTTTGCAGCCTATGACAATGAAAAAGAGATGCTTGGTTTTATTGTATTCTCACCTTTTATTGGTGGGAATGGTTATCTAGCAGATGTTACAAGGCGAAGGAACAATGCTCCTATTGGAGTTATGGAAAAAATTACAATTGAGGCTTTTGATAAGATGAAATTAGAAGGAGTAAAGTGGGGTACATTAGGTTTGGCACCACTGGTAAATGCTGCTGAGGAGGGCGGTGTGGCTGGTAAATTATTCGAATTTGTATATAAAAAACTTAATAGTTTTTATGGATTTAAAGGTTTATACCATTATAAGAAAAAATACGGGCCTACAGTTTGGGAAAACCGGTATATAGTATATTATCCTAAATTGTTTACACCCAAAATTGCATATTCAATAATAAAGGCACAAAATCCGAAAGGCGTAGGTGATTTTCTTCTAGTACAGCTCAAGCTTTTTTGGGGGTTAAAAAAGAAGAGATATAAATAA
- a CDS encoding undecaprenyl-diphosphatase, giving the protein MNTELFRLINNLANKNIILDKTMIFFSQYVPYIFMAVIVIVFILGIKQKKYEYRKIAFSTVIITVINLMLNLIIRSIFYVDRPFVHNKVNLLLPHDTASSFPSNHATGTMSIALGLGKYNRILGIIMTILSMIVSFSRVYVGHHYPMDVIGSYIIVFATSYIYNLKLRSKVENLYEIAEKKIATTLGVKSLYNED; this is encoded by the coding sequence ATGAATACGGAACTTTTCAGGTTAATAAATAATTTAGCAAATAAAAACATAATTTTAGATAAGACAATGATTTTCTTTTCCCAATATGTACCTTATATATTTATGGCAGTTATTGTAATAGTGTTTATTTTAGGAATTAAACAAAAAAAATATGAATATAGAAAAATTGCTTTTAGTACTGTTATTATAACAGTTATAAATTTAATGCTAAATTTAATCATTAGAAGTATATTTTATGTAGACAGACCTTTTGTTCATAATAAGGTGAATTTATTATTGCCTCACGATACAGCTTCATCCTTTCCAAGTAACCATGCTACTGGAACAATGAGTATAGCTTTAGGTTTAGGAAAATACAATAGGATACTTGGAATAATAATGACAATACTGTCAATGATTGTAAGCTTTTCAAGAGTGTATGTCGGACACCACTATCCCATGGATGTTATAGGATCATATATAATTGTTTTTGCAACAAGTTACATTTATAACTTGAAATTAAGAAGTAAAGTCGAGAATCTATATGAAATAGCTGAAAAGAAAATAGCAACAACATTAGGGGTTAAATCATTATACAACGAAGATTAA
- a CDS encoding acetylglutamate kinase: MNNIRKLWEQHGVWTRMAIMSMVFGLPDEDLVVNRLLQNPVDFANALKIFYGDKNALKFSDLLKSHLVIAAQLVKAAKAGDNKSATEAEKKWYENADEIADFLSNINPYWSRESWKAMLHEHLALVKAEAIAMLTKDYAAGIKVYDKIESQALEMADMMAQGIIKQFSY, encoded by the coding sequence ATGAATAACATACGTAAGCTTTGGGAACAGCACGGAGTCTGGACAAGAATGGCCATAATGAGCATGGTTTTTGGTTTACCAGATGAAGACCTCGTTGTTAATCGGCTACTACAAAATCCAGTAGATTTTGCTAATGCATTGAAGATTTTTTATGGAGACAAAAATGCTTTAAAATTCAGTGATTTATTAAAAAGCCATCTTGTTATAGCAGCACAGCTTGTTAAGGCAGCTAAAGCAGGAGATAACAAATCAGCCACAGAAGCAGAAAAAAAATGGTACGAAAATGCTGATGAAATAGCTGATTTCCTAAGCAATATTAATCCTTATTGGTCAAGAGAAAGTTGGAAAGCAATGCTACATGAACATTTAGCACTTGTTAAAGCAGAAGCAATTGCCATGCTTACCAAAGATTATGCAGCTGGTATCAAAGTTTACGACAAAATTGAAAGTCAAGCTCTAGAAATGGCTGATATGATGGCACAAGGTATTATTAAACAGTTTTCTTATTAA
- a CDS encoding FTR1 family protein, producing MLKKITYLLLFSVLSMLILTTPVLASDANTALTDANTVLSKAFNLVKSGEVDAAKETYATYTKAWVNYEDTIKTQSKQAYSDIEEKMGMVQFLFSQEPVQKDKLLDALKELMQSNKSFIQGKYNVSTTEKSNNNVQVKDLVIILENAKNQIKKGDNNAALKSMKDFSSKWIEVEGVILTQSQKIYNDAEKDMVASKAYLSVEPKQPEKALKVIERMIGYMSQVAGDNTYSIVDVMTIILREGLEALLVVVALLGFLKKSGNEDKKGWIFGGVGIGLAVSFIVAILVKLLFSSGTFGNNNFLISGWTGVFAAVMLIYVSYWLHSKSSANEWQNYIHNKSSKALAKGSLFSLGFLAFLAVFREGTETVLFYIGMASSVGLPVLLSGIAIGVAILVIVAFLMLKLGLRIPMRPFFLISSLLVFYLGLKFTGMGINGLQNAGVLSATSSDNLPTISWLAVYPSWQSVVPQIVLVVGAIVMIVKNNINSNKIRGLKS from the coding sequence ATGTTAAAAAAAATCACTTACTTGTTATTGTTTTCAGTACTTTCTATGTTGATACTAACAACGCCAGTACTGGCTTCAGATGCAAATACTGCTTTAACAGATGCAAATACGGTATTAAGTAAAGCATTTAACCTTGTTAAATCTGGAGAGGTAGATGCCGCAAAAGAAACTTACGCTACATATACTAAGGCTTGGGTAAATTATGAAGATACAATTAAAACACAATCAAAGCAAGCATATAGTGACATTGAAGAAAAAATGGGTATGGTACAGTTTCTTTTTTCTCAAGAACCAGTTCAAAAGGATAAATTACTGGATGCACTAAAAGAACTAATGCAATCTAACAAAAGTTTTATTCAGGGTAAATATAATGTTTCAACTACCGAGAAAAGTAACAATAATGTTCAAGTTAAAGATTTAGTTATAATTTTAGAGAATGCAAAGAATCAAATTAAAAAGGGAGATAATAATGCTGCCTTAAAATCCATGAAAGATTTTAGTTCTAAGTGGATAGAGGTGGAAGGCGTTATTTTAACACAATCTCAAAAAATATATAATGATGCTGAAAAAGATATGGTTGCTTCAAAAGCTTACTTGTCAGTGGAGCCAAAACAACCAGAGAAAGCTTTGAAGGTTATAGAGAGAATGATTGGTTATATGTCTCAAGTTGCAGGTGACAATACTTACAGTATTGTAGATGTTATGACAATAATTCTACGTGAAGGCTTAGAAGCACTGCTAGTGGTTGTGGCGCTTCTTGGATTTTTAAAAAAATCTGGAAATGAGGATAAGAAAGGATGGATTTTTGGTGGTGTAGGTATAGGGCTAGCTGTAAGCTTTATCGTAGCCATTTTAGTTAAGCTATTGTTTAGTTCAGGAACATTTGGAAATAACAACTTCTTAATTTCCGGATGGACTGGTGTTTTTGCAGCTGTGATGCTCATCTATGTAAGTTATTGGCTTCATAGTAAATCAAGCGCAAATGAGTGGCAAAACTATATACATAATAAAAGTTCAAAGGCATTGGCTAAAGGAAGTTTGTTTTCATTAGGATTTCTAGCTTTTTTAGCAGTGTTTAGAGAAGGTACAGAAACTGTACTGTTTTATATAGGAATGGCATCTTCAGTTGGCTTGCCTGTATTATTATCAGGAATAGCCATAGGTGTTGCAATATTAGTTATAGTAGCCTTCCTAATGCTAAAGTTAGGGCTACGTATTCCAATGAGACCTTTTTTCCTAATTTCAAGTCTCCTTGTTTTTTACCTAGGATTAAAGTTTACAGGTATGGGAATTAACGGTTTACAGAATGCAGGGGTTCTTTCTGCAACTTCAAGTGACAATTTACCTACTATATCATGGCTTGCTGTTTATCCATCTTGGCAAAGTGTTGTGCCACAAATAGTCTTAGTAGTGGGAGCTATAGTTATGATAGTTAAAAATAATATTAATTCAAACAAAATTAGGGGGTTAAAGTCCTAA
- a CDS encoding RNA-guided endonuclease InsQ/TnpB family protein, with product MTKKITKSALFGVQKQQLKHLNSSNYEALRGLCFLSKNMYNVALYNIRQYYFTEKKFLGYNSNYHLCKYNENYTMLNSNSAQQMLKVADRNFKSFFALIKMAKKGEYQYSDIKLPGYLPKDGFFNLIFNEFNSSKDKFSVPMSTTFKRLYGKVEINIPSNLKGKAIKEVRILPKNDARFFEIQWVYEIDEFKGNLNKNNTLAIDLGIDNLCACTINDGKAFIIDGKKLKSINQWANKENSRLQSIKDKQKIKTTTKAQKKLWNKRSNRVNDYLNKTVRVIIDYCLNNDIGSIVVGYNPTIQRKVNLGKVNNQNFVNIPIGNIRERLTYQSQRYNINLIEQEESYTSKADFLANDSMPIYSALNKKRYLFSGKRISRGQYKSSKDLILNADINGSLNIMRKSNIKQINLNHKEYLNPIRTRIA from the coding sequence ATGACTAAAAAAATTACTAAATCAGCCTTATTTGGTGTTCAAAAACAACAACTTAAGCATTTAAATTCTAGCAATTATGAAGCTCTTAGAGGATTATGTTTTTTATCTAAAAACATGTATAACGTAGCTTTATATAATATTAGACAATATTATTTTACTGAAAAGAAGTTTCTTGGATACAACAGCAATTATCACCTATGTAAATATAATGAGAATTACACAATGCTTAATAGTAATTCAGCACAGCAAATGCTGAAAGTTGCTGATAGAAACTTCAAGTCATTTTTTGCTTTAATAAAAATGGCTAAAAAAGGAGAATATCAATATAGTGATATTAAATTACCTGGGTACTTACCTAAAGATGGATTTTTTAATCTTATCTTTAATGAATTTAATTCTTCTAAAGATAAATTTTCAGTACCAATGTCAACTACTTTCAAAAGGCTTTATGGTAAGGTTGAGATTAACATACCTTCAAATTTAAAAGGTAAGGCAATTAAAGAAGTTAGGATATTACCTAAAAATGATGCAAGGTTCTTTGAAATTCAATGGGTATATGAAATTGATGAGTTCAAAGGAAATTTAAATAAAAACAACACACTTGCTATTGATTTAGGAATAGATAATTTATGTGCTTGTACTATTAATGATGGTAAAGCATTTATAATTGACGGAAAAAAACTTAAATCCATTAATCAATGGGCTAATAAGGAAAATAGTAGACTCCAATCAATTAAAGATAAGCAAAAGATTAAAACGACCACTAAAGCTCAGAAGAAACTATGGAATAAAAGGAGTAATAGAGTTAATGATTATCTCAATAAGACCGTTAGGGTAATTATTGATTATTGTTTAAATAACGATATAGGTAGTATTGTAGTTGGTTATAACCCAACTATTCAAAGAAAAGTAAATTTGGGTAAAGTCAATAATCAAAACTTTGTTAATATTCCAATTGGTAATATAAGAGAAAGGCTGACTTATCAGAGCCAAAGATATAATATTAATTTAATAGAACAAGAAGAAAGCTATACTTCAAAAGCTGATTTTTTAGCAAATGATAGTATGCCTATTTATAGTGCTTTGAATAAGAAAAGATACTTATTTAGTGGTAAAAGAATATCAAGAGGACAATACAAATCATCTAAAGACTTGATATTAAATGCTGATATAAATGGCTCACTTAATATAATGAGAAAATCTAACATAAAACAAATTAACTTAAATCATAAAGAGTATTTAAACCCCATAAGGACAAGAATAGCTTAA
- a CDS encoding TMEM165/GDT1 family protein — MTVFIKSLLLVVVAEMGDKTQLLAMAMASKYKAKQVLIGVLVATILNHSLAVAAGSYLSSVIPMNVVKIVAAVSFLIFGLWTIRGDKLNGEGNKKVRFGPIVTVAIAFFLAEMGDKTQLMTITIAAENHRPLFILMGTTVGMLVADSIGILGGAWMCKHIPEAYIKWIAGIVFMFFGTITLHGAVPAYILNPLYLVLYFAVLGVLIYLFIWSKICLFWSSM, encoded by the coding sequence ATGACAGTATTTATTAAATCTTTATTACTTGTAGTAGTTGCGGAAATGGGGGACAAAACCCAGCTGCTTGCTATGGCTATGGCAAGCAAGTACAAAGCAAAACAAGTTCTTATCGGGGTTTTAGTAGCTACAATTTTAAATCATTCATTAGCAGTTGCTGCTGGAAGCTATTTAAGTTCTGTAATACCAATGAATGTTGTAAAAATTGTAGCAGCAGTGTCATTTTTGATTTTTGGACTATGGACTATTCGTGGAGACAAATTAAATGGAGAAGGCAATAAAAAAGTAAGGTTTGGGCCTATTGTTACAGTGGCCATTGCATTCTTTTTAGCAGAAATGGGAGATAAGACTCAACTTATGACTATAACCATTGCAGCTGAAAATCATAGGCCTCTATTTATTTTGATGGGGACTACGGTAGGAATGCTCGTTGCAGATAGCATTGGAATTTTAGGTGGAGCATGGATGTGCAAACATATACCAGAGGCCTATATTAAATGGATAGCAGGAATCGTATTTATGTTCTTTGGAACAATAACATTGCATGGTGCTGTACCTGCTTATATATTAAATCCATTATATTTAGTTCTATATTTTGCAGTGCTAGGAGTACTTATTTATTTATTTATTTGGAGTAAAATTTGCTTATTTTGGTCAAGTATGTGA
- a CDS encoding MBL fold metallo-hydrolase: MSAIYEDLYQFSSYIAPIDLSFHQYLLLTDEPMLVHTGSIQQAEALVPQLKAVLGDRQLKYIFISHFESDECGGLSLILKHFPEARPICSEVTARQLSGFGITNDTVVKKPGEKLNFGDCELEFINYPSEMHLWEGLLLMENKRGIFFSSDLVFRLGKANGSVIQGNWQTEVDSISMHQVSDLERKAKLQQTLAKLKPKFVAVGHGPCLKV, translated from the coding sequence ATGTCGGCTATTTATGAGGATTTATATCAGTTCAGCAGTTATATTGCGCCTATTGACCTTTCATTTCATCAGTATTTATTATTAACTGATGAGCCCATGTTAGTTCATACAGGCAGTATACAACAGGCAGAAGCCTTGGTACCACAGCTTAAAGCTGTTCTTGGAGACAGACAATTGAAATATATTTTTATTTCACATTTTGAGTCCGATGAATGTGGAGGACTATCACTAATTTTAAAGCATTTTCCAGAGGCAAGACCAATTTGTTCTGAGGTTACAGCAAGGCAACTCAGTGGATTTGGAATTACAAATGATACAGTAGTTAAAAAGCCCGGTGAGAAACTAAATTTCGGTGATTGTGAACTTGAATTCATCAACTACCCTTCGGAAATGCATCTGTGGGAAGGACTGCTACTTATGGAAAATAAGCGTGGAATATTCTTCAGCAGTGATTTAGTGTTCCGTCTGGGGAAAGCTAATGGTTCGGTGATACAAGGCAATTGGCAGACAGAAGTAGATAGTATTAGTATGCATCAGGTATCAGATTTAGAGCGAAAAGCAAAACTTCAGCAGACTTTAGCTAAATTAAAGCCAAAGTTTGTAGCTGTGGGCCATGGCCCATGTCTTAAGGTTTAA
- a CDS encoding cupin domain-containing protein, with protein sequence MDLENIKSSIVNNVYHIPSGKKVTLHKHPKHDEIFYCIKGEGFGVLENSEVELTFGKAFIVPAGVMHALRSDSNLYVTSFLIPVVEE encoded by the coding sequence ATGGATTTAGAAAATATTAAGAGTTCTATTGTAAATAATGTATATCACATTCCGTCAGGTAAAAAGGTCACCTTACATAAGCACCCAAAGCATGATGAAATTTTCTACTGCATTAAAGGTGAAGGCTTCGGAGTACTTGAAAATAGTGAAGTAGAATTGACTTTTGGAAAAGCCTTTATTGTCCCAGCTGGAGTAATGCATGCCCTGCGTTCAGACAGTAATTTGTATGTCACTTCTTTCTTAATTCCCGTTGTGGAAGAATAA
- a CDS encoding MarR family winged helix-turn-helix transcriptional regulator, with the protein MELDKYIGFILNNVNRKFSQFTVSFFKPYDITPEQAGIIRRLGEQEGITQKDLSIRMAKDQTNVTRILGQLERKDLISRKQSKEDGRASLTYLTDKGKRLNKNIMPTEQEIMNIAFSGISEERRALLKELVSKIVENINNYNKQY; encoded by the coding sequence TTGGAGCTTGATAAGTATATTGGTTTTATTCTAAATAACGTTAATAGAAAGTTTAGTCAGTTTACTGTAAGCTTTTTCAAACCATATGATATTACACCAGAGCAAGCTGGAATCATTAGAAGATTGGGAGAACAAGAAGGTATAACTCAAAAAGACTTATCAATACGAATGGCTAAAGATCAGACAAATGTAACCAGAATATTAGGGCAGTTAGAACGAAAAGATTTAATATCACGAAAACAAAGTAAAGAGGATGGAAGAGCATCTCTCACTTACCTAACAGATAAGGGCAAGAGGCTGAATAAAAATATAATGCCAACTGAACAAGAAATAATGAATATTGCATTTAGTGGAATTTCTGAAGAAAGAAGAGCTTTATTGAAAGAACTAGTAAGTAAAATAGTTGAAAATATAAACAATTATAACAAACAATATTAA
- a CDS encoding accessory gene regulator B family protein: MNKLIGCIVKKISETNSQFTDLELKKMEYGLLCSFDEVTKIIPYYIIFYLFSLQQYYIVAFVFLCPIRLFSGGFHAKTYWGCFFISFITFWVIIIIGKYVSINIVTSILVLTSSVLLVYIFSPVDNINKRIKSKKRRKKLKKISVVTTFLLSGLCYIIPDRFFTTAILSIFIAVIMMMMGYINNGYNKK; the protein is encoded by the coding sequence ATGAATAAATTAATCGGTTGTATAGTAAAAAAAATTTCTGAAACTAATTCTCAATTTACAGACTTAGAACTAAAAAAAATGGAATATGGATTACTCTGTTCTTTTGATGAAGTTACGAAGATTATTCCATATTATATTATATTCTATTTATTTTCACTTCAACAATACTACATAGTTGCTTTTGTATTTTTATGTCCAATAAGATTATTTTCAGGTGGATTCCATGCAAAAACTTATTGGGGATGTTTTTTTATTAGTTTTATAACTTTCTGGGTAATAATCATTATTGGTAAATATGTATCGATAAATATCGTTACCTCAATATTAGTATTGACTAGTTCTGTTTTACTTGTGTATATTTTTTCTCCCGTAGATAACATCAATAAGAGAATAAAAAGTAAGAAGCGAAGAAAGAAGCTCAAAAAAATTTCTGTAGTCACAACTTTTTTGTTGAGTGGATTGTGTTATATAATACCGGATAGATTTTTTACTACAGCAATACTATCTATATTTATAGCTGTAATAATGATGATGATGGGCTATATAAATAATGGATATAATAAAAAATGA
- a CDS encoding sensor histidine kinase codes for MTKEIILDILEALILLGVFSSLTNKKKYIIEYKIKSGLFCIIYVFAIYLSTLYVNDVYRILIMIVVSILLLTFITKISLYFSTIIFSMFFSIIFITETLVQFIEMVILNVELNQILTNSKYLLIFLIGCKLLQVCIVIILFKFNIYYKDKLLNKEESLFSEFLIQIGIFNLFIYILIFSVLDIKNNKMYNMLVYSIFFVFSIIAFLYLKEREKMININNKYKVQEHQISNMEEIINIIRQEKHDYANHINVIQALCCLNKPNTVERINEYVLKLSDIIHSSFRYLDTGNDYIDGLLSIKNNYATKNAINFKVIIDESFSLLKIREDELISIISNIVDNAFEAFKLKSHTENKEISITTFLEDSKFCIEIADNGEGIPEEIKNKIFEKGFSTKTKQKGEHGYGLYITKQLVERNNGSISVERASQKTKFLVKFIM; via the coding sequence ATGACTAAAGAAATAATACTTGATATATTAGAAGCGTTAATATTATTAGGAGTTTTTAGCTCTTTAACTAACAAAAAGAAGTATATAATTGAATATAAAATAAAATCAGGGTTATTTTGCATAATATATGTTTTTGCAATTTATTTGAGTACACTTTATGTTAATGATGTGTATCGTATACTAATTATGATAGTAGTTTCTATTTTACTATTAACATTTATTACAAAAATAAGTCTTTATTTTTCGACTATTATATTTTCTATGTTTTTTTCAATAATATTTATTACAGAAACTTTAGTTCAATTCATTGAAATGGTTATTCTTAATGTGGAATTAAATCAAATTTTGACTAATTCTAAATACTTACTTATTTTTTTAATTGGATGCAAATTACTACAGGTATGTATTGTCATAATACTTTTTAAATTTAATATATACTATAAAGATAAATTACTTAATAAAGAAGAATCTCTTTTTTCAGAGTTTTTAATACAAATCGGAATTTTTAATCTATTTATATATATCTTAATCTTTAGTGTTTTAGATATTAAGAATAACAAAATGTATAATATGCTAGTCTATAGTATATTTTTTGTTTTTTCAATAATAGCATTTCTATACTTAAAAGAAAGAGAAAAAATGATAAATATAAATAACAAATATAAAGTTCAAGAGCATCAAATTTCAAATATGGAAGAAATAATTAATATAATTAGACAAGAAAAACATGATTATGCTAACCATATAAATGTTATACAAGCATTGTGTTGCTTGAACAAGCCTAACACCGTTGAGCGAATAAATGAATATGTATTAAAACTTTCAGACATAATTCATTCATCATTTAGATATTTAGATACAGGAAATGATTATATAGATGGTTTATTATCAATAAAAAATAATTATGCAACTAAAAATGCAATAAATTTTAAGGTAATAATTGATGAGTCCTTTAGCTTGTTAAAAATAAGAGAAGACGAATTAATAAGTATCATTAGTAATATTGTAGATAATGCATTTGAGGCATTCAAATTAAAATCACATACTGAAAATAAAGAAATATCTATTACTACTTTTTTAGAAGATAGCAAGTTTTGCATTGAAATAGCAGATAATGGAGAGGGCATTCCTGAAGAAATAAAAAACAAAATTTTCGAAAAAGGCTTTTCTACAAAAACTAAGCAAAAAGGTGAGCATGGATATGGTCTATATATTACTAAACAATTAGTTGAGCGTAATAATGGGAGCATATCTGTAGAACGTGCTTCACAGAAAACTAAATTCTTAGTTAAATTTATAATGTAA